Below is a genomic region from Enterobacter hormaechei subsp. xiangfangensis.
ATTGGCAGCAGCTTTATTCCGTGGTGTCTGTATTGCGTGCTGCAACTGCGCGCGTTCCAGTGCGTGGACCGACGCTGGGCCTGGGACGATATTGCCCCGGCGCCGACGCTCTCGCAGACGGTAAAGGTGGGCGTACCGGGTATCCGTCAGGGGCTTCGCTCCTGCTCGTGCTGCACCGCCGTGCTGCCCGCGGATGTCGAGGTGTGTCCGCGTTGTGAAACAAAAGGTCACGTCCGGCGCAAAAATAGCCTGCAATGGACCATGGCGCTGCTGGTGACCTCTGTCATGCTCTATCTGCCCGCCAATATCTTGCCGATCATGATCACCGATTTGCTCGGCGACAGAATGCCCTCGACCATACTGGCTGGGGTGATTTTGCTGTGGAGCGAGGGATCTTACCCTGTAGCAGGCGTCATATTCCTCGCCAGTATTATGGTTCCGACCTTAAAGATGATTGCCATTGCCTGGCTTTGCTGGGATGCAAAAGGGCACGGTAAGCGAGACAGCGAGCGCATGCATCTGATTTATGAGGTCGTGGAATTTGTTGGCCGCTGGTCGATGATTGACGTGTTCGTGATTGCGGTTCTCTCAGCGCTGGTGCGTATGGGTGGGCTGATGAGTATTTATCCCGCTATGGGAGCGCTGATGTTTGCGTTGGTCGTCATTATGACCATGTTTGCGGCCATGACCTTCGACCCTCGTTTATCGTGGGATCGTGAGCCCGATTCAAGCCATGAGGAAGAGTAAGAGCATGGAAAATAAGAGTGGAGAGGCTAAAGTGCAGAAGGTCAGAAACTGGTCGCCGGTGTGGATTTTCCCCATCGTGACCGCGCTGATCGGTGCATGGATCCTGTTTTATCATTACAGCCATCAGGGACCGGAAGTCACGCTAATTACCACCAATGCAGAGGGGATTGAGGGCGGAAAAACCACCATCAAGAGCCGCAGCGTGGATGTGGGTGTCG
It encodes:
- the pqiA gene encoding membrane integrity-associated transporter subunit PqiA — its product is MCDQHHADRHILCSQCDMLVALPELGHGHKAACPRCGATLTTEWDAPRQRPTAYALAALFMLLLSNLFPFIYMKVGGMTSQVDLLEIPGVMFSEDYASLGTFFLLFVQIVPAFCLVVILLLVNRVRMPTVLKIKLARILFQLKSWGMAEIFLAGILVSFVKLMAYGDVGIGSSFIPWCLYCVLQLRAFQCVDRRWAWDDIAPAPTLSQTVKVGVPGIRQGLRSCSCCTAVLPADVEVCPRCETKGHVRRKNSLQWTMALLVTSVMLYLPANILPIMITDLLGDRMPSTILAGVILLWSEGSYPVAGVIFLASIMVPTLKMIAIAWLCWDAKGHGKRDSERMHLIYEVVEFVGRWSMIDVFVIAVLSALVRMGGLMSIYPAMGALMFALVVIMTMFAAMTFDPRLSWDREPDSSHEEE